One Pithys albifrons albifrons isolate INPA30051 chromosome 17, PitAlb_v1, whole genome shotgun sequence genomic window carries:
- the LOC139680110 gene encoding basic salivary proline-rich protein 3-like: MSLENEQSSTQRPPPPRASTQRPPPPKGLNATSPPPKGLNATSPPPQGPQRNVPPPPKGLNATSPPPQGPQRNVPPPPKGLNATSPPPKGLNATSPPPPPKGLNATSPPPPPRASTQRPPPQGPQRNVPPPPKGLNATSPPPQGPQRNVPPPPKGLNATSPPPTRASTASTQRPPPPKGLNATSPPPKGLNATSPPPKGLNATSPPPRASTQRPPPPPPPKGLNATSPPPKGLNGLNATSPPPPRASTQQRPPPKGLNATSPPQGPQRNVPPLKGLNATSPPQGPQRNVPPQGPQRNVPHFSFFRCTH; the protein is encoded by the exons ATGAGCCTGGAAAACGAGCAGTCCTCAACGCAACGTCCCCCTCCCCCAAGGGCCTCAACGCAacgtccccccccccccaagggCCTCAACGCAacgtcccccccccccaaggGCCTCAACGCAacgtccccccccccccaagggCCTCAACGCAacgtcccccccccccccaagggCCTCAACGCAacgtccccccccccccaagggCCTCAACGCAacgtcccccccccccccaagggCCTCAACGCAacgtcccccccccccaaggGCCTCAACGCAacgtcccccccccccccccccaagggCCTCAACGCAacgtccccccccccccccccaagggCCTCAACGCAACGTCCCCCCCCCCAAGGGCCTCAACGCAacgtcccccccccccccaagggCCTCAACGCAacgtccccccccccccaagggCCTCAACGCAacgtcccccccccccccaagggCCTCAACGCAACGTCCCCCCCCCCCACAAGGGCCTCAAC ggCCTCAACGCAacgtccccccccccccaagggCCTCAACGCAacgtcccccccccccaaggGCCTCAACGCAacgtcccccccccccaaggGCCTCAACGCAACGTCCCCCCCCCCAAGGGCCTCAACGCAacgtcccccccccccccccccccccaagggCCTCAACGCAacgtcccccccccccaaggGCCTCAAC ggCCTCAACGCAacgtcccccccccccccaagggCCTCAACGCAACAACGTCCCCCCCCCAAGGGCCTCAACGCAACGTCCCCCCCTCAAGGGCCTCAACGCAACGTCCCCCCCCTCAAGGGCCTCAACGCAACGTCCCCCCCCCAAGGGCCTCAACGCAACGTCCCCCCCCAAGGGCCTCAACGCAACGTCCCCCACTTCAGCTTTTTTAGATGCACACACTGA